Proteins encoded together in one Candidatus Bathyarchaeota archaeon window:
- a CDS encoding isopentenyl phosphate kinase family protein, with amino-acid sequence MVKVGGSVITRKDENATPKLDNMVRIAGEVSRVRDRLILVHGAGSYGHPIAARYELNRGFIGDWQLAGASELKARLAELGSLFLGALSRRGVAAFPLNAASMLTTEDGRITRMEMDPLRHLLGLGFTPVLHGDLVPDLARGFSIVSGDQIASFLAGRLRPSMVIFGCDVDGVYTGDPKRDRDAKLIDSLRVKDLEGLSGAEATAAGPRDVTGGFTGKLREAALIAGSGIPVAILNLEVEGRLLKVIRGERVKCTLINP; translated from the coding sequence ATAGTCAAAGTTGGAGGCTCCGTCATCACAAGGAAGGATGAGAATGCTACGCCTAAGCTGGATAACATGGTTAGGATCGCAGGGGAGGTTTCAAGGGTCAGGGATAGACTCATCCTCGTTCATGGAGCGGGCTCCTACGGTCATCCAATAGCTGCGAGATACGAGCTGAACCGAGGGTTCATCGGGGATTGGCAGCTGGCCGGGGCCTCTGAGCTCAAGGCTAGGCTGGCCGAGCTGGGCAGCCTATTCCTGGGAGCCCTATCCAGGAGGGGCGTGGCCGCGTTCCCTCTAAACGCCGCGAGCATGCTCACCACGGAGGATGGTAGGATAACCCGGATGGAGATGGATCCTTTAAGGCATTTACTGGGTTTAGGCTTCACCCCCGTGCTCCACGGGGATCTGGTCCCGGATCTAGCCAGAGGCTTCTCCATAGTATCAGGGGATCAGATAGCCTCCTTCCTGGCGGGGAGGCTTAGGCCCTCCATGGTCATATTCGGCTGCGACGTAGACGGGGTTTATACGGGGGATCCGAAGAGAGATAGGGATGCAAAGCTCATAGACTCCTTAAGGGTTAAGGATTTAGAGGGGCTGAGCGGTGCTGAAGCTACGGCTGCGGGGCCGAGGGACGTCACAGGCGGGTTCACGGGCAAGCTCCGGGAGGCCGCCCTCATAGCTGGATCGGGCATACCCGTGGCCATCTTAAACCTGGAGGTGGAGGGGCGACTCCTCAAGGTTATTAGGGGGGAGAGAGTTAAATGCACCCTGATAAACCCCTGA
- a CDS encoding acetate uptake transporter, with amino-acid sequence MDGEAADPAALGFGGLALTTFIFSMVNAGIAPVESLGAAIPMGLFYGGLAQFAAGMWDIRRGGILGGTSFSSYGAFWMGFAAMSILQARGILPAVPATGMAVLFIAWGIFTTYMTVGAVRASKAATAVFAALTVLFFLLAGGEFNSAIRRMAGYEGIICTLAAWYTSAGTLINKMYGRELIPMGAAEE; translated from the coding sequence TTGGATGGTGAAGCAGCGGATCCGGCAGCCCTAGGCTTCGGGGGCCTCGCCTTAACCACATTCATATTCAGCATGGTGAATGCGGGGATCGCCCCTGTGGAGAGCCTCGGTGCGGCCATACCCATGGGCCTCTTCTATGGGGGTTTAGCCCAGTTCGCAGCGGGCATGTGGGATATTAGGCGGGGAGGCATACTCGGCGGAACCTCCTTCAGCAGCTATGGAGCCTTCTGGATGGGCTTCGCGGCCATGTCCATCCTACAGGCTAGGGGGATCCTACCCGCGGTGCCGGCCACGGGGATGGCCGTCCTCTTCATAGCTTGGGGCATCTTCACAACATACATGACCGTGGGGGCGGTGAGGGCCTCCAAGGCTGCGACCGCGGTCTTCGCCGCGTTGACCGTGCTCTTCTTCCTACTAGCCGGGGGGGAGTTCAACTCCGCCATCAGGAGGATGGCCGGATACGAGGGGATAATCTGCACCTTAGCAGCATGGTACACCTCAGCGGGAACCCTGATAAATAAGATGTATGGCAGGGAGCTCATACCCATGGGGGCAGCAGAGGAATAG
- a CDS encoding signal recognition particle, whose product MRRRDKILVWPVYLDSSKTRREGRRVPLKMGVNSPRLLELVEAAEKLGLEPEPNPDAAHPRTWWNKTGYVLVKGISKKSRILMELASKISEMRLQVGGLHQGKEKRKRGR is encoded by the coding sequence GTGAGAAGGAGAGATAAGATACTCGTATGGCCGGTTTACCTCGACTCCTCCAAGACTCGGAGGGAGGGGAGGCGTGTACCCTTAAAGATGGGGGTTAACTCCCCTAGATTATTGGAGCTCGTGGAGGCCGCTGAGAAGCTTGGCTTGGAGCCTGAGCCGAACCCTGACGCAGCCCACCCGAGGACCTGGTGGAACAAGACCGGATACGTACTGGTTAAAGGTATATCGAAGAAGTCGAGGATTTTAATGGAGCTCGCCTCAAAGATATCTGAGATGAGGCTCCAAGTCGGAGGGCTCCATCAAGGGAAGGAGAAGAGAAAGAGGGGGAGGTAG
- a CDS encoding zinc ribbon domain-containing protein has protein sequence MPRGGHDEGDILRRMRRTIEMMEEYEGRVKFCQSCGEANPEDSRFCDRCGKGFPADRPGVKVRRIMDEV, from the coding sequence ATGCCGCGTGGAGGACATGACGAGGGGGACATCCTCAGGAGGATGAGGAGGACAATCGAGATGATGGAGGAGTACGAGGGCAGGGTCAAGTTCTGCCAGAGCTGCGGTGAGGCGAACCCGGAGGACTCCAGGTTCTGCGACAGGTGCGGAAAAGGCTTCCCAGCCGATAGGCCCGGCGTAAAGGTTAGGCGTATAATGGATGAGGTGTAA
- a CDS encoding sulfurtransferase TusA family protein: MPIIKVREALNQLREGEILEVLADDPAAEEDIPNLIKRLRQQLIKMERGDEGITRFLIKRVR, translated from the coding sequence ATGCCCATAATCAAGGTTAGGGAGGCTTTAAACCAGCTCAGGGAGGGAGAGATCCTGGAGGTACTAGCCGACGATCCAGCGGCTGAAGAAGACATACCCAACCTGATAAAAAGGCTCAGGCAACAACTCATAAAGATGGAGAGGGGAGACGAAGGGATAACGAGGTTCCTCATAAAACGGGTAAGATGA
- a CDS encoding prephenate dehydrogenase/arogenate dehydrogenase family protein, translated as MYDDQGSRIVSKGKVAVIGGTGLIGRALARLLKRLHYEVHICSRTLVKARRIAGILNVEAVEFESIPAMDIVVVSVPVEATVPVSMKAIPLMRSGSLLVDVAAVKTPIVEAISKNLPEDLEYLSLHPLFGPLVRRYAGENLIAIKAKPGPLSERLLDDLRVGGLHISTVSPMEHDRLMAAYQALHHYSLLSLALALNRHLESQSLELNPKFYTKSFKLTLKSLGRMRRNLESIMEIQRLNPEAAAARKTLLQSILETLEFDGESEEKMRGALKLLG; from the coding sequence TTGTACGATGATCAAGGTTCTAGGATCGTATCCAAGGGCAAGGTAGCCGTCATAGGGGGGACAGGCCTCATAGGCAGGGCTTTAGCCCGTCTACTGAAGAGGCTCCACTACGAGGTCCACATATGCAGCCGAACACTCGTCAAGGCTAGGAGGATCGCAGGGATCCTGAACGTCGAGGCCGTGGAGTTTGAGTCCATTCCAGCCATGGACATAGTCGTCGTATCGGTCCCGGTGGAGGCCACCGTCCCCGTATCCATGAAGGCCATACCCCTAATGAGGAGCGGGAGCCTGCTAGTCGATGTCGCAGCCGTGAAAACCCCCATAGTGGAGGCCATATCTAAGAACCTGCCAGAGGACTTGGAGTACCTGAGCCTCCACCCCCTCTTCGGCCCGCTGGTGAGGAGGTATGCAGGGGAGAACCTGATAGCCATAAAGGCTAAGCCCGGCCCCCTCTCGGAACGCCTCCTGGATGATCTGAGGGTGGGGGGCCTCCACATCTCGACCGTATCCCCCATGGAGCATGACAGGCTCATGGCAGCCTACCAGGCTCTACATCATTACTCCCTCCTATCCCTGGCATTAGCCCTAAACAGGCATCTAGAGTCTCAAAGCCTGGAGTTAAACCCGAAATTCTACACTAAAAGCTTCAAGCTAACCCTGAAATCGCTGGGGAGGATGAGGAGAAACCTCGAATCCATCATGGAGATCCAACGCCTAAACCCCGAGGCCGCAGCCGCCAGGAAAACCCTGCTTCAATCAATACTGGAGACCCTGGAGTTCGATGGGGAGTCCGAGGAGAAGATGAGGGGCGCCCTCAAACTTCTAGGATAG
- a CDS encoding AAA family ATPase, protein MIRGLQLTNFMSYKDAYIPLKPGLNLILGPNGAGKSSILLAISLVLGQSYTERGRRLSELIRWGEEEAGISLIVDNTERWGRPFKNIRKDTVKVGRILRRDGDYYYLLEDKITPKREVQAAFSSIGVNPDNMLLIMHQLMVVKFSSTSAQEKLQMLEEAAGFQSYRSDLTEAEWRLKEAMVEERRILDSLNATLDAHDYWRREYEKLKRRRMLEARLRELNAEMAWSRVSRKEEQILKARMRLSEIEDAISRFRRSLEAAEVEAISAKSNFQEALNRMEKVPFREIKAYQRELSIKAEEWVNSEVNRAVSRMSLEDALEKHRILKAQMRILESEVEDLKGGAARLGPRPSSLRKAIELASEIGAVEAELKPLRDVSEDVEEVYLSYTGTLEDLKRKAEEVASARRQLLGELEERMRRWRRVIQEYLEDLNSSFNKILANVGGVGSISLRDAGDVEKAGLEISAAFGSPNPRPLDSLSQSGGERSVALVAFLLALQQKIRSPFRAIDEFDVHMDPRNREAVTRLIISSSKNTPGIQYLAITPGVLKMPGDPVHILVVQKVSGLSQVRELELKDGVEFAEGRLQT, encoded by the coding sequence ATGATCAGAGGCCTGCAACTAACCAACTTCATGTCCTATAAGGATGCTTACATACCCTTGAAGCCCGGGTTAAACCTGATACTAGGCCCAAACGGGGCGGGTAAATCCTCCATATTACTGGCGATATCCCTGGTGTTAGGTCAATCCTACACGGAGAGGGGGAGGAGGCTCAGCGAGCTCATAAGGTGGGGCGAGGAGGAGGCGGGCATATCCCTCATCGTGGATAACACGGAGAGGTGGGGTAGGCCATTCAAGAATATAAGGAAGGATACGGTTAAGGTCGGGAGGATCTTGAGGAGGGATGGGGACTACTACTACCTCCTAGAGGATAAGATAACCCCTAAGAGGGAGGTTCAGGCAGCCTTCAGCTCCATAGGGGTAAACCCTGATAACATGCTCCTTATAATGCATCAGTTGATGGTCGTGAAGTTCAGCTCCACCAGCGCCCAGGAGAAGCTTCAGATGCTGGAGGAGGCGGCGGGCTTCCAATCCTACCGTAGCGACCTAACTGAGGCGGAGTGGAGGCTTAAGGAGGCCATGGTCGAGGAGCGTAGAATACTAGATTCCCTCAATGCCACCTTAGACGCCCACGACTACTGGAGGAGGGAGTACGAGAAGCTTAAGAGAAGGAGGATGCTCGAGGCTAGACTCCGAGAGCTGAACGCTGAGATGGCTTGGAGCCGCGTATCGAGGAAGGAGGAGCAGATCCTGAAGGCTAGGATGAGGCTCAGCGAGATCGAAGACGCGATATCCAGGTTTAGGAGGAGTCTGGAGGCCGCGGAGGTTGAAGCCATATCGGCTAAGTCGAACTTTCAGGAGGCCTTGAACAGGATGGAGAAGGTGCCGTTCAGGGAGATCAAAGCGTATCAAAGGGAGCTCTCCATTAAAGCCGAGGAATGGGTTAACTCCGAGGTGAATAGGGCGGTATCCAGGATGAGCCTCGAGGACGCCTTAGAGAAACATAGGATCCTCAAGGCTCAGATGAGGATCTTGGAATCCGAGGTTGAGGATTTGAAGGGTGGGGCGGCACGTTTAGGTCCTAGACCATCCTCCCTTAGGAAGGCCATAGAGTTAGCCTCGGAGATAGGCGCGGTGGAGGCTGAGCTGAAGCCGCTCAGGGATGTGAGCGAGGATGTGGAGGAGGTATATCTCTCCTATACGGGGACTCTGGAGGACCTGAAGAGGAAGGCTGAGGAGGTTGCCTCTGCTAGGAGGCAGCTGCTGGGGGAGCTGGAGGAGAGGATGAGGAGGTGGAGGAGGGTGATTCAGGAATACCTGGAGGATTTAAACAGCAGCTTCAATAAGATACTGGCGAATGTGGGGGGTGTAGGCTCGATAAGCCTCAGGGACGCCGGCGACGTTGAGAAGGCCGGCTTAGAGATATCGGCGGCCTTCGGCTCCCCAAATCCGAGGCCTTTAGACTCGCTCTCCCAGAGCGGGGGTGAGAGGAGCGTAGCCCTAGTCGCATTCCTACTAGCCCTGCAGCAGAAGATAAGATCCCCTTTTAGGGCCATCGACGAATTCGACGTCCACATGGATCCTAGAAACAGGGAGGCCGTGACCCGGCTTATAATATCCAGCTCTAAAAACACGCCGGGGATCCAATACTTGGCGATAACCCCGGGCGTCTTAAAAATGCCGGGGGATCCCGTCCACATCCTGGTAGTCCAGAAGGTCTCGGGGCTATCCCAAGTTAGGGAATTGGAATTGAAGGATGGTGTGGAGTTTGCAGAGGGGCGGCTCCAAACCTAG
- a CDS encoding shikimate kinase has protein sequence MKLGYASAQAFGAATIVNAISSGYGAAFGLSLHTRAKVSIHEGKGRINVRILNDPGESTRLAEASIRRILKRFNLSLDGLDVEVETSSNIPVARGLKSSSVAANAIVLAAVKALGRDLEDLEIINVGCDAALDAEVTVTGAFDDACASYLGNVVVTDNRGRRLERVISLDPSLRAVLLIPGSKAYTGTLDPGRLRRAAPLVKGLHDLALEGYWLKAMSLNGFIHSILLGFDPSPALEALEAGALAAGLSGKGPTTVALAEPEDADRVAEALGRHPGELRIVGVNTRKAFVIEER, from the coding sequence TTGAAGCTCGGATATGCATCCGCCCAAGCCTTCGGCGCCGCCACCATAGTCAACGCCATCTCCTCAGGCTACGGGGCAGCCTTCGGCCTAAGCCTCCACACCAGGGCTAAGGTCTCCATCCATGAGGGGAAGGGTAGGATCAATGTGAGGATCCTGAACGACCCCGGAGAATCCACCCGGCTAGCTGAGGCGTCCATAAGGAGGATCCTTAAGAGGTTCAACTTATCCCTGGATGGGTTGGACGTGGAGGTTGAGACCTCTTCGAACATCCCCGTGGCCAGGGGGTTGAAGAGCAGCAGCGTGGCAGCCAACGCGATAGTCTTGGCGGCGGTCAAGGCCTTAGGCAGGGATCTAGAGGATTTAGAGATAATAAACGTTGGATGCGACGCCGCCCTGGACGCGGAGGTAACCGTGACGGGGGCCTTCGACGATGCGTGCGCCTCCTATCTAGGCAACGTCGTGGTCACGGATAATAGGGGCCGCCGCCTGGAAAGGGTTATATCCCTGGATCCAAGCTTGAGGGCCGTACTGTTGATCCCCGGGTCTAAAGCCTACACGGGCACGCTGGATCCCGGGAGGTTGAGGAGGGCTGCCCCCCTGGTGAAGGGGCTCCACGACCTGGCCCTGGAGGGATACTGGCTCAAAGCCATGTCCCTGAACGGCTTCATCCACTCCATCCTGCTCGGCTTCGACCCATCGCCTGCCCTAGAGGCCTTGGAGGCTGGAGCCCTGGCTGCGGGCCTCTCGGGGAAGGGCCCGACCACGGTGGCCCTGGCGGAGCCCGAGGATGCGGATCGGGTAGCCGAGGCTTTGGGGAGGCATCCCGGGGAGCTCCGGATAGTCGGGGTTAACACCCGTAAAGCCTTCGTAATCGAGGAGAGATAG
- the aroA gene encoding 3-phosphoshikimate 1-carboxyvinyltransferase: protein MAGLIVEPSILGGAVEAPPSKAHTHRALLAASLAGGASTITNPLICRDTKATMRCIRIYGAEITRLKGSNGGLEGLRIVGADPLEPPRNVIDCGGSASTLRFAAPILGNTPGIAVLTGDKSLRRRPMSHMIEALNRLGVPCYSAAGDGRPPIIVFGGGLKGGHIQIPGDLSSQFISGLLLASPLAEKPVTIRVSPPLESRPYILLTLSYLKRFGVEDFQVLGDMEGFTVSPGQAYKPGRVEVPGDYSSAAYILSAAAVTSSEVSVEGLARDFLQADMAILEILRDMNVTVHQGESSVKVSSEAQDMEGVEVDLRDSPDLAPIVAVLGCYAKGETVIYGTRRLRFKESDRVKAIASELRRAGASITVGEDRLTVKGSRLRGASYNPHGDHRIAMACTVAALGAEGRSLVSNPGCVSKSYPGFYMDLRRVGAKIYAS, encoded by the coding sequence TTGGCTGGATTAATAGTCGAACCCAGCATCCTGGGGGGCGCTGTGGAGGCTCCCCCATCCAAGGCCCACACCCACAGGGCGCTCCTAGCGGCTTCCCTGGCGGGGGGCGCCTCAACCATAACGAACCCCCTCATCTGCAGGGACACGAAGGCCACCATGAGATGCATAAGGATCTACGGGGCCGAGATCACCCGCCTAAAGGGATCCAACGGGGGCTTGGAGGGTCTAAGGATCGTGGGGGCCGATCCCCTGGAACCCCCTAGGAACGTGATAGACTGCGGGGGCTCAGCCTCAACCCTAAGATTCGCAGCCCCCATACTTGGGAACACCCCCGGCATAGCCGTTTTAACGGGGGATAAGAGCCTCAGGAGGAGACCTATGAGCCACATGATAGAGGCCTTGAACCGTTTAGGAGTGCCCTGCTACTCGGCTGCGGGGGATGGCAGGCCCCCCATAATAGTCTTCGGAGGCGGTCTTAAAGGCGGCCACATCCAGATACCGGGGGATTTGAGCTCCCAGTTCATATCCGGCCTCCTCCTGGCATCCCCCCTGGCTGAGAAGCCCGTGACGATAAGGGTCTCCCCCCCTCTAGAGTCTAGACCCTACATACTCTTAACGCTCAGCTACCTGAAGAGGTTCGGCGTCGAAGACTTCCAGGTTCTAGGCGATATGGAGGGCTTCACGGTCTCCCCAGGCCAAGCCTACAAGCCTGGGAGGGTGGAGGTCCCCGGCGACTACTCCTCCGCGGCTTATATCCTATCGGCGGCGGCTGTAACCTCCTCGGAGGTCTCCGTGGAGGGCTTGGCCAGGGACTTCCTCCAGGCGGATATGGCCATCCTCGAGATCCTAAGGGATATGAATGTCACCGTCCATCAGGGTGAGTCGTCCGTCAAGGTCTCATCCGAAGCCCAGGATATGGAGGGGGTTGAGGTGGACCTCAGAGATTCCCCGGATCTAGCCCCGATAGTGGCGGTTCTGGGATGCTACGCCAAGGGTGAAACCGTCATATACGGGACTAGACGCCTCAGGTTCAAGGAATCCGATAGGGTTAAAGCCATCGCCTCCGAGCTTAGGAGGGCTGGGGCCTCCATAACCGTGGGGGAGGACAGGCTCACGGTCAAGGGCTCCCGCCTCAGGGGGGCCTCATATAATCCTCACGGGGACCACCGCATAGCCATGGCTTGCACTGTGGCGGCCCTAGGGGCTGAGGGTAGGAGCCTCGTATCGAACCCTGGATGCGTCTCAAAGTCTTATCCGGGCTTTTACATGGATCTAAGGAGGGTGGGTGCGAAGATATATGCCTCCTAA
- the aroC gene encoding chorismate synthase, translating to MPPNTLGVALALTVFGESHGRCVGMVLDGCPAGLEVSERDLEEPLRDRVPRVPGLSSGRAEEDKVEILSGVFRGRTTGAPICALVWNRDVEDQPYLELEGVPRPGHADYPAYVRYGGFHDFRGGGIFSGRMTVPYIMGGAIALKLLSLVGVEVLAYTVEIAGIRAGELDLDALRRNTPLSPVRCGDLEASKLMVARILEAAGEGDSVGGVVEAQALGLPPGLGDPIFDSIDSDLAKFLLAVPGVKGVEFGSGFEASRMKGSSFNDQYVLRNGRVAAASNNAGGILGGLTTGMPLKVRVAFKPTPSISKPQASVDLRSMEPREITVRGRHDPCIVPKAVPVVRSVVAVVLADHLIRAAVIPRVLRGLASDWKT from the coding sequence ATGCCTCCTAATACTCTAGGGGTGGCCCTCGCCTTAACCGTCTTCGGGGAGAGCCACGGCCGCTGCGTGGGGATGGTCCTGGACGGCTGCCCGGCCGGTTTAGAGGTCTCCGAGAGGGATCTGGAGGAGCCCCTGAGGGATCGCGTCCCGAGGGTTCCAGGCCTGTCATCGGGCCGAGCCGAGGAGGATAAGGTGGAGATCCTCTCAGGGGTGTTTAGGGGGAGGACCACGGGAGCCCCCATATGCGCCCTGGTCTGGAACAGAGATGTGGAGGACCAGCCCTACCTGGAGTTGGAGGGGGTTCCCAGGCCCGGCCACGCCGACTACCCAGCCTACGTGAGGTATGGGGGGTTCCACGACTTCAGGGGTGGGGGGATCTTCTCCGGGAGGATGACCGTCCCATACATAATGGGGGGCGCCATAGCCCTGAAGCTCCTAAGCCTCGTGGGGGTGGAGGTGTTAGCATACACGGTCGAGATAGCCGGCATCAGAGCGGGCGAGTTGGATCTGGACGCCCTGAGGAGGAACACACCCCTCAGCCCCGTTAGATGCGGGGACCTGGAGGCCTCCAAGCTCATGGTGGCGAGGATACTGGAGGCCGCCGGGGAGGGGGACAGCGTCGGAGGAGTCGTCGAGGCCCAGGCCCTGGGCCTACCTCCCGGGCTGGGCGACCCAATATTCGACTCCATAGATTCCGATCTGGCCAAGTTCCTCCTCGCCGTTCCAGGGGTTAAAGGGGTTGAGTTCGGATCGGGCTTCGAGGCCTCCCGCATGAAGGGGTCAAGCTTCAACGATCAATACGTTTTGAGGAATGGGAGGGTCGCCGCGGCTTCGAACAACGCCGGGGGGATCCTAGGGGGCTTAACCACCGGTATGCCCCTGAAGGTGAGGGTTGCGTTCAAGCCCACCCCCTCGATCTCGAAGCCCCAGGCCTCCGTGGATCTGAGATCCATGGAGCCCCGGGAGATCACGGTTAGGGGTAGACATGACCCCTGCATAGTCCCCAAGGCCGTCCCCGTGGTTAGATCCGTGGTGGCGGTGGTGTTGGCTGACCACCTGATAAGGGCTGCCGTCATACCCAGGGTGTTGAGGGGGTTAGCCTCAGATTGGAAGACCTGA
- a CDS encoding 30S ribosomal protein S8e — protein sequence MIQCPSQARRWRDGSLTQWHWSLDKRKRSGGKRRPFRGKRAYERGRPPSETRLGDKRLKAKRVRGGGVKLALLACREANVMDPSSGKAQKAEIKDVLENPANREYQKREIITKGAVIATSVGKAKVTSRPGQDGVINAMLIEPT from the coding sequence ATGATCCAATGCCCTTCCCAAGCCCGTCGATGGAGGGATGGAAGCTTGACGCAATGGCATTGGAGCCTCGATAAAAGGAAGAGATCCGGAGGGAAACGCAGACCCTTCAGGGGTAAAAGGGCCTATGAGAGGGGCCGTCCTCCCTCGGAGACGCGGCTGGGGGATAAACGCCTCAAAGCCAAGAGGGTGAGGGGTGGAGGGGTGAAGCTGGCCCTCCTGGCTTGCAGGGAGGCGAACGTCATGGATCCGAGCTCCGGGAAGGCCCAGAAGGCTGAGATTAAGGATGTATTGGAGAACCCTGCCAACCGTGAATATCAGAAGAGGGAGATAATAACTAAGGGCGCGGTGATAGCCACATCCGTGGGTAAGGCGAAGGTGACTTCCCGCCCAGGCCAGGACGGGGTGATAAACGCTATGCTCATAGAGCCTACATAG
- a CDS encoding polyprenyl synthetase family protein — MPLEDLLSIGRMVDPIIREYLARGASDPFKPILLHQFEAGGKRVRAALAILSCEASGGSRSTGLNGAALVELIHNYSLLVDDIIDKGDVRRGLPTTRALYSDAMALLAAMFYRESLEELAEACRNPREVRRIMVSTIKELIEGERLDILMEQAGRGGYLEESRLRMVSVDDYMHMIGKKTAALIRASCEVGCVEAGAPEDLRSALSRYGWSIGLAFQVVDDFLDIYGEETGKARGKDIQEHKLGNIAVLYALEALPERLRGRLLSILGENTVSPEDLAEALELMDMTDARDRCRRLALRLVEEGKGNLSPLPETDAKHGLLELADFIADRTY, encoded by the coding sequence TTGCCCTTAGAGGATCTCTTATCGATAGGCAGGATGGTGGATCCCATCATACGCGAATACCTGGCCAGGGGGGCCAGCGACCCATTCAAGCCCATACTCCTCCACCAGTTCGAGGCAGGTGGGAAGAGGGTGAGGGCGGCTTTAGCCATCCTCAGCTGCGAGGCCTCAGGAGGGTCTAGGAGCACAGGGTTGAACGGCGCCGCCTTGGTCGAGCTGATACATAACTATAGCCTCCTAGTGGACGACATCATCGATAAGGGCGATGTCAGGAGGGGCCTGCCCACGACAAGGGCCTTGTACTCGGACGCCATGGCCCTCCTGGCGGCCATGTTCTACAGGGAGAGCCTTGAGGAGCTGGCTGAGGCCTGCCGGAACCCCCGGGAGGTTAGGCGGATAATGGTCTCCACGATTAAGGAGTTGATAGAGGGGGAGAGGCTCGACATACTCATGGAGCAGGCGGGGAGGGGAGGATACCTGGAGGAGAGCAGGCTTAGAATGGTTAGCGTGGACGATTACATGCATATGATAGGAAAGAAGACGGCCGCCCTTATCAGGGCCTCATGCGAGGTGGGATGCGTGGAGGCCGGAGCTCCGGAAGACTTGAGGAGCGCGTTATCCAGGTATGGCTGGAGCATCGGCTTGGCATTCCAGGTGGTGGACGACTTCCTGGATATCTATGGGGAGGAGACGGGTAAGGCCAGGGGCAAGGATATCCAGGAGCATAAGCTCGGGAACATAGCCGTCCTCTACGCCCTAGAGGCCCTGCCCGAGAGGCTGAGGGGGAGGCTTCTCTCCATCCTCGGCGAGAATACCGTCTCACCGGAGGATCTGGCTGAGGCCCTCGAGCTCATGGATATGACGGATGCCAGGGATAGATGCAGGAGGCTTGCCCTTAGGCTGGTGGAGGAGGGTAAGGGGAACCTCTCCCCACTCCCCGAGACCGATGCCAAGCATGGCCTCCTGGAGCTTGCCGACTTCATAGCCGACAGGACCTATTAG
- the pheA gene encoding prephenate dehydratase: MEDLSEYRVRIDELDERILRDLALRVEAARKIGEYKRIHGIPVRDREREVQVLSRVRILAERYGLDPLEVSGIYRLILLLCRRVQGEEPQVAYLGPRGTFSEEAARKYFEGRPVVYTPADNVKDIFRLVSTGEVDYGVVPVENSIEGSVNVVLDMLLEADCMVYGEVEVRIRHNLLAKPGVGLRDVRMVLSHPQALAQCRPFLEENLPKARIVESVSTAAAVKRASRLKGAAAIGTELAAQIYDMNILAGGIESNPNNYTRFLIVSRGDHPPTGRDKTSIIFSVPHRPGALHRALQSFASRNINLTRIESRPARMTPWDYLFYCDFEGHRLEEPCSNALKELENSCTMIKVLGSYPRAR, from the coding sequence TTGGAAGACCTGAGCGAGTATAGGGTTCGGATAGACGAGTTGGACGAGAGGATCCTGAGGGACCTAGCCCTGAGGGTTGAGGCGGCTAGGAAGATAGGCGAATATAAGAGGATCCACGGGATCCCCGTGAGGGATCGGGAGAGGGAGGTTCAGGTCCTCTCAAGGGTTAGGATCCTAGCCGAGAGATACGGCTTAGACCCATTAGAGGTATCCGGCATCTACCGGCTCATACTCCTCCTCTGCCGGCGGGTCCAGGGGGAGGAGCCCCAGGTGGCCTATCTCGGGCCTAGGGGAACCTTCTCCGAGGAGGCCGCCCGTAAATACTTTGAGGGCCGACCTGTGGTCTACACCCCCGCGGATAACGTGAAGGATATTTTCCGCCTCGTCTCCACGGGCGAGGTGGACTACGGCGTCGTCCCCGTCGAGAACTCCATCGAGGGATCCGTCAACGTGGTCTTGGACATGCTCCTGGAGGCGGACTGCATGGTCTACGGGGAGGTTGAGGTCAGGATAAGGCATAACCTCCTGGCCAAGCCGGGCGTGGGGCTCCGGGACGTCCGGATGGTCCTATCCCATCCCCAGGCCTTAGCCCAGTGCAGGCCCTTCCTGGAGGAGAACCTCCCTAAAGCCAGGATCGTGGAATCCGTCAGCACAGCGGCCGCCGTTAAGAGGGCTTCGAGGCTTAAAGGCGCGGCCGCCATCGGAACCGAGCTCGCCGCCCAAATCTACGATATGAACATCCTAGCTGGAGGTATAGAGTCGAACCCTAACAATTACACCAGGTTCCTCATAGTCTCCAGGGGGGACCATCCACCCACGGGGAGGGATAAGACCTCCATAATATTCTCGGTTCCCCATAGGCCTGGAGCGCTGCATAGGGCCCTCCAATCCTTCGCGTCTAGAAACATAAACCTCACGAGGATAGAGTCCAGGCCCGCCAGGATGACCCCCTGGGACTACCTCTTCTACTGCGACTTCGAGGGGCATCGGCTGGAGGAGCCCTGCTCAAACGCCCTAAAGGAGCTGGAGAATTCTTGTACGATGATCAAGGTTCTAGGATCGTATCCAAGGGCAAGGTAG